The window CGGGTTTTTTACCTTCGGCATCGCGGGTCAGCTGAGAAAGAGCTACAACAGGAATGTTTAACTCACGCGCTAAACTCTTTAAAGAGCGCGAAATTTCAGCTATTTGTTCATGCCGCGGAATTAACGAATTTTCACCCGTTATAAGCGTAAGATAATCTATAAAAATTATTTTTACATTATACGGAGGGCTGCAAAGCCTTCTTGCCATTGCCCTTAAATCCAAAAGCTTCATATTGGGCATATCAACCAAATAAAAAGGGGCGTCATACAAGGCTCCGCAAGTTTCCGCAATTTTTCTAAAATCTATTGTACTTAAATTTGCAGAGCGCATTTTATTGGAATTTATTTTTGCTCGTGAAGCAATTAAACGCTGAACAAGCTGCATATCCGACATTTCCAAAGAAAAAAACGCCGTAGGAATTTTTTTGTCTATTGCAATATTTCCGGCCATCGTCATAGCAAGAGCGGTTTTACCTACCGAAGGCCGGGCACCTATAATAATAAATTCCGAATTTTGAAATCCGTAAGTAAGAGAATCCAAATTTTCAAAACCGGACGGAATACCCGTATATTCGCCCTTATGTTTGTGCATTTTCTCAAGTAAATCTATTGTAGGAATAATAACTTGAGAAAGAGATTTAAAGGTAGCGGCATTTCCCGCATCGGTAAGTTCAAAGATATTTTTTTGCGCTTCTTCCAAAACGGTACGGCTTTGAACGGTTTCATCATAAACATCCGCCGAAATTTTAGCGGAAACGCGCAAGAGGTTTCTGCGTATGGACGCTTCCAAAACCATTTTGGCATAAAATTCTATATTTGCCGAGCTGGGCACCGCATCCGTAAGAGAAGCAATGTAGCCTGCACCGCCTGCCTGCTCAAGTTCGTTTAAAGACCTTAAGGTATCCGTTAAAATTAGAATATCGGGCTTTTGCCCGCGCGTATCCAATTCGGAAATCGCCTTATATATTTTTTGGTGCTGCGGCGAATAAAAAGCTTCAACCGGTAAAATAGGACGAATAAGACCGAAAACGTCCGGGTCAAGCAATACCGCACCCAAAACGGCCATTTCGGCTTCTATATTATTGGGAGGTAATTTATTTTTTAAATTTTTAATATGTTTATTATCCTGAATACTTGCCATTATTTAAATTACCGATTAATCATATCAACGGCACTTGTATTAACATCAACTTTTTGCTCCGCATTTAACTCCGCTTTTTTTTCGGAGCGTACTTTGTCAATATATTCCGCATTATTCATAAAATCGTATAATTTTTTTATATCGCTATAATAAAACGGAATGCTTTCCACATCATCATCAAGCGTTTGTTCTCCATAAATTCTTTTTATATGAAATTTATTTAAAACGAGATATGTATTTTTGTCTTTTACCAAAAAACTGAATTCAACGGCATTTTTTCCGTCGGCATTGGCGTCCAAGCGTGTTATTTCTTCGTTTCCGTCAATACCGGAAAAAGAATAACAATAAAGCAAAGACGTTCCTATTTTTTCAGAGCCGTATTTTTTTCCGTGTTGCCCGACATACTCGTTTAAGGCTATAACATCGGTAATTATTTTTTTAATTTCTTTATTTGCATAAAAATCAAGCCGATATTTATGTACGGTATTATACAGCGTAAAAGATATATAATCGTTTTTTGCATCTTTTCCGATATTAAAATCTATAGAATACGATATATCGAACCCCGATTCCAATGTATTAACTTCAACATTGTTTGCTATATTATGCCCGTATATTCCGGTTAAGGGTAAGGTTGTGCAGCTTACAAGATATAAACTCATAAAGACTAAAAAAATAATTTTTTTCATTTTACATTCCTCTTAAAGTATAATTTTTTTGCTATTCTTTGTTACACCTTTAAAAATAAAAGCGGTGTTTTTTTTCGTTAATATAATAACCGCCGCATGATTACGTTCTTCAGTTATCAGCCGTATCCATAATCATATCATAGTGAGCCGAAATTATCTTATTTTCGGGAAGCTGCTCCTTTGCTCTTTTTATATATGAAGCGGCTTCTTTAGGTAATTCCATTTTGTGATAAATAAAAGCCATAGAGTCCAAATATGCCGGATTATCGGGTTGCCTTTCCGAAGCTTTTTTACATAAAACCAATGCTCGGGTTAAATCCCTTTCCGTTTCCGCCAATATATAGCCGAGGCCGTTAAGAGCCGTACTGTTTTCGCTGTCCGTTTCCAAAGCTTTTTCATAATAATCTATGGCTTTTTGCACCTCGTTATGCTCATAAGAAACATAGGCCATTGAAGAAAACACTTGAGCCGATTCATAGCCGCCTTGTATAAGCTTTGAAAGCTCAAATTCGGCAAGACGGGTGCGCTCCGTATTCGCATAAATAAAGGCTAAAATAAGCCGGCACTGATATACCTTTGCAATATCGGTATTAGCCGTAACAACCTGTTCAAGATACTCCAATGCATGTTCATATTGAACTAAACGCGAATAAATTAAACCTATATAATAATCCAGCTCGGTTTTAATATTTTTGTCTTCGGTTGAAACACTTAAAAAAAATACTAAGGCTTCATCGTACTTTTTATTGTTGTATAAAGATATTCCGTCTTTTAACTCAAGATACATACCTTACCTCCCTATAAAGCGATTATCCTTACAAGCATTTTTATAAAATAAGCTTGCCGTAATTTTACACAAAACCAAATTCCATACTCTTAAAATAAACAACCGGAAAAATCTTCGGATTTTGAGGATTGTTTATTTTCCGCCGTTTCGTAATGCAATGAGAAACGGCATACAATCACGACGTTTGCCGAAAGGCAAACTCGACAGTTTAAATTAAGCGACGCCTATTTCAGGAGCTTAATTTAAACCCCCTCTTAAAATAAACAACCGGAAAAATCTTCGGATTTTGAGGATTGTTTATTTTCCGCCGTTTCGTAATGCAATGAGAAACGGCATACAATCACGACGTTTGCCGAAGGGCAAACTCGGCAGTTTAAATTAAGCGACGCCTATTTCAGGAGCTTAATTTAAACCCCCGTTTTAATTAGCTATTATACAAAAAAACCGATTTTTACGCAAGACTTTACCCGAATTTTACAATTACCGCTTAAAATCTAACCTTTTTATGACGAAATTTTCAAATCCGCTTAATTTTTTATAATAACCCAAGTAGAGCCGGAGCCTCCGTCCGCACTTTTAGGGTGTCCCGTTTCTCCCGCCGCTTTTTGCTTTTCCAAATACGAACGCACAAAAGGAGCAAGCACCGCCCCTCCCTGCGAATGATTTCCCTTTCCGTGTATAATAAGAACTTTTTTAAAACCCATTCGCTTAGCTTGTTCAAAAAAAACATTTAAAGCGGCTTCCGCTTCATCACAAGTCATACCGTGTAAATCAATTTCGTCTTCATGCCGCATTTCCCTCAATTGTTTACGTAAGCCGGCATAATCTATTTTATTTTTTTCCGTTACGGCATCCTTATCATAAACGCCGTTACGTCTGAGCCAAAGCTCCATGGGATTTATTTTTTTTTCATTTTCCGCCTTTATCTTATTTTCAACTAAATTTTTATTTTTCCTGTCTTTTTTTATTTGTTTTTTCCCATAAGGCTTTCCGGTCATTTCTTCCCATGCATATAATATATCTCCAAAATTTTTCGGCATAAAATCCCTCCCTAATCAATAATTATAAATTCCGTAATATCCTTCCAGCCGCTTGTTTTATCGCTTTTTTCTACATAAAGCCAAAAAGCGTTTTGTTTCTTTATAATCACGGTTTCTCCTATTTTTAATTCTCCCGCAGCCGTACCCGATACTTCAGGTATTTGATAAATAAAACGTGATTTTTTTTCGCTTGACGGAACATAAACGGCTTTTTTATATTTTCCGTTAATAAAAAAATATAAACATACCGCTATAAGAAAAAATACACAAACTATACATACGGTAAATACAAAATTAAAAGATTTTTGGTTTTTCTTTTTATTTAAAGCAAAAACAATACAAATGACAAAAATAAAAAGAAACAATAATATTAAACCCGCTTTTTTTAAAACAATAGAAGTAACTGAAAAAGATTGAATAATATTTAATTCTTTTTCAATTTCAAGTCTGCGGTTTTTTATTTTCATAGGAAATATAAATTTCGCTTCCTGTTGCCTCAGCTCCGCAATCAGTTTTGCCTTTTCGGTTAATGTTTTAAAATCTATATTTTTATTTTGCCGCGAGTTTTCCGATACATCTAAATTCCCGTCAAAGGTTTTTTCTAAAGTTTTTTTTGCAATTTCATCATTTAAAAATTCGTCGGTTTGTACTATACCCGCATTGCGTACAAATATTTTTTCCGCAGGTATAAAAGTTTTTTCAACGGTATTATTTTTAGAAGGTATCGATAAAACTGGAGAAGGCAACCGCTGTTCGCCGCTTTCAAGCGGAGTCCAATAAAAGCAGCCTACAGGTTTCCAGCCTTGTTCGCTAAAAAGAAAATAAGTTAAATTTTCATTTCCGCATGTTTCTAAAATGGAATTTTCAGGAGGCTGACAATTCACTTCCCAAAACGGAATGGAATTTATTTTTGTATTCGGAATATAAAAAAAGCCGAAAAGGACTATTTTATATCTACCCCCTTTAACGGTTTCTAAAACAGGTTTATTTTTATCCGAAAATATTTTCCATTTAAATTTCGTATTTACGGAAAGTTCGGGAGGTTCAACATATATGGAAAATTTATTAAGTTTTTTTATTTTTTTCCCCAATATCAATTTGGGTTCCAAGGTAAAATCTCCGGTTTTTTTTAATTTATATTTATTTTTTATTAAAATACCGTCATATAATTTACTTGCTTCCGATTCTACAAGCTCAAGAGCGGCATCCTCTATAACTAATTGCGGAAATTTTAAAAATTCATTATCGGAAAATGAATCGGCGTCCAATTTAATTTGAGCCGTAAAAAAAGAATTTAAAAACAAAACATCGTTTTGAAACTCCGGCTGAGGCAAAGTTTTAGTTTCCGAATATAAAATAAAATTTAAAAATATAAAACAAAGAATTAAAAATCGTATGCGGCGGCTTTTTTTTCTTCTTGAGTAATTTTTTGCCATTCGTCTTTCTCCTTTTTACGTATTAAGTCCATAACAGCCTTGTCAAAAACCCCGTCTTCCTTCTCCGCAGCCCCCTTAGTTCCGCCGCTTTGAGTTTTACTTTCGGATTTTTCCGAATACTTTTTACTTAACTCATAATTTATTTTTGCGTCTACATTATCCGAATCGAATTCCAAAGATTGTCTAAAACAATCGGCAGCTTTATCATATTGTCTTAATTTAAATGCTATAATTCCCCGCTGATAATAAAGAGAAGAATTTAACCGATTGTCTTTTGCATTTTTAATATTTTCAAAACGTTTAAATGCGGAAAGGTCTTCATTTTGCATAAGATAAACGGAGCCTATTCCGAAATTGGAATATATTTTTATCTCTTCGTCATTTAACTGTTCAGCCAGTGCAAGCGAATTCAAAAATGATGAAGAAGCGCTTATCCAATCATTTTGTTTCCACGCCATATAACCTGCAAGGGAATCCAATTTCGCTTTAGCCTGTTTTGTACATGCAAGGATTAAAAAACAGCAAATAATATATAAAATAAATCTAATTTTCTTTGCCATAAAACGATAACCCTCCTAAGCAGATAAAAATAAAAGAAATTACGAGCATTTCAAAATTTCTTTTTACCGGTTCTTGAATGTAAATCATTTTTTCTACATCGTCAACTCCCGCATCGATTATTTTAAGAATATCCGCAATTGCACCGACTTGAGTTGCTCTAAAATATTTCGAATTATCCCCCGAAGCGCTTGCAGCTGCATTTAAAAAACTTTCATCCAATTTTGAATCTATAAGTTTTACGGAGCCCGTTTCATCATATACCGAAATTTTTGTACCGGCTTCGGTTCCGAATCCTACAATCAATAACACAGCTTCGGTTTTTTTTACGGCTTCTGCGGCGCGTAAAAGAGATCCCTCCGTTTCTCCTCCGTCCGTACACAATATTATAATTTTGGAATTTCCCCTCTTTTCTCCGAAAGAATTTAAGGCCAATAAAATACCGGCTTCCAAATTAGTTCCGTATGAAGAAAAAATATGCGGCGATAATGAATCTATTGCAGAAAACATTGCATGTTTTTCATACGTAAGAGGCACTGTTAAAATACCCTCGCCCTTAGTAATAACCAATCCGCAGGAAGCTCGTTTTAATTTTTCCAAAAACATTTTTAAAAATTGCTTTTGTACCGATAAACGGCTGGGTTTAATATCCTGAGCCGTCATGCTTTTTGAAATATCGGCAACAATCATAACCGAAACGCCCTTTCTTCTTACCGACACGGGTTTTGCACCCCATAAAGGGCATGCAAGAGATAAAATTAAAAAAATCCATGCTAAAGAAAAAAATAATGTACGCAATTTTATTCCGGCAATTATTTTGTCGGAATTTAAAATATTGGAATACGACTTTTTCAATTGCCGTATATTTATAAAAAATAAAATCAATATGGGAATTAAAATTAAAATAAAAATCAAATAAAAATAATTTTCGAATTTTATCATAAAGCAATCCTTAAAAATATACGGCGTATCACCCATGCGCCTGCAAAACAAAAATTGCCGCAAACAAAAAATAAGAATATAAATTTTCTTCGGTTATTTTAATAAAATCCGAAGGAGCGGCCGGAACCTGTTTGGAAATAACGGAAAAAATTTCTTCAAGCATTTCAACGGAATTTGCCGAAGCATATTTTCCGTTTCCGTATTGAGCAATATTTTTTAATTCTCTTTCATCGAATTTTGAATAAAAAGAAGCGGAATAGGTTTTTCCGTTTTTTTTATCGGTATACTCCAAAACCGTATAGCCCGAATTCCCTATTCCTATAACATAAAAACCTATCCCCTTGCGAGTTAAAGTTTCCGCCGCAGTTTTGGGATTTATTTCGCCGGTATTATTTTCACCGTCGCTTAGCAAAATAAGATAAGCCGAATTGGGTTTTGTTTTTGCCGTGTAAACCGAAGAAACGGCAATACCCATACCTATTGCAGTACCGTCTCCCAATTCTCCTATGGATAAAGAGTCAAGCCGCGATAAAAAAACCTTATGGTCAATTGTAGGCGGAACAATAAGAGCGGCGGAACTTGCAAGAGCCGTAATTCCG is drawn from Treponema pedis and contains these coding sequences:
- the dnaB gene encoding replicative DNA helicase yields the protein MASIQDNKHIKNLKNKLPPNNIEAEMAVLGAVLLDPDVFGLIRPILPVEAFYSPQHQKIYKAISELDTRGQKPDILILTDTLRSLNELEQAGGAGYIASLTDAVPSSANIEFYAKMVLEASIRRNLLRVSAKISADVYDETVQSRTVLEEAQKNIFELTDAGNAATFKSLSQVIIPTIDLLEKMHKHKGEYTGIPSGFENLDSLTYGFQNSEFIIIGARPSVGKTALAMTMAGNIAIDKKIPTAFFSLEMSDMQLVQRLIASRAKINSNKMRSANLSTIDFRKIAETCGALYDAPFYLVDMPNMKLLDLRAMARRLCSPPYNVKIIFIDYLTLITGENSLIPRHEQIAEISRSLKSLARELNIPVVALSQLTRDAEGKKPGLADIRESGSLEQDADVVMFLHRERQETSDDSEKTISTELILAKQRNGPIGTVPLVFLPQYTTFGIAAKSNG
- a CDS encoding tetratricopeptide repeat protein, with amino-acid sequence MAKKIRFILYIICCFLILACTKQAKAKLDSLAGYMAWKQNDWISASSSFLNSLALAEQLNDEEIKIYSNFGIGSVYLMQNEDLSAFKRFENIKNAKDNRLNSSLYYQRGIIAFKLRQYDKAADCFRQSLEFDSDNVDAKINYELSKKYSEKSESKTQSGGTKGAAEKEDGVFDKAVMDLIRKKEKDEWQKITQEEKKAAAYDF
- a CDS encoding Smr/MutS family protein, with the translated sequence MPKNFGDILYAWEEMTGKPYGKKQIKKDRKNKNLVENKIKAENEKKINPMELWLRRNGVYDKDAVTEKNKIDYAGLRKQLREMRHEDEIDLHGMTCDEAEAALNVFFEQAKRMGFKKVLIIHGKGNHSQGGAVLAPFVRSYLEKQKAAGETGHPKSADGGSGSTWVIIKN
- a CDS encoding tetratricopeptide repeat protein is translated as MYLELKDGISLYNNKKYDEALVFFLSVSTEDKNIKTELDYYIGLIYSRLVQYEHALEYLEQVVTANTDIAKVYQCRLILAFIYANTERTRLAEFELSKLIQGGYESAQVFSSMAYVSYEHNEVQKAIDYYEKALETDSENSTALNGLGYILAETERDLTRALVLCKKASERQPDNPAYLDSMAFIYHKMELPKEAASYIKRAKEQLPENKIISAHYDMIMDTADN
- a CDS encoding VWA domain-containing protein; this encodes MLSFNRPILFLLFSVFPIFVILKKSKILFSPEFKLNLVNWNGIAPKVNPFTAFLYFISRLLFYAGVIFVITALTEPVVFKNNQVYTDSGNSIMFLVDISPSMAAKDINGETRIDAAKKIIRKFVHKYPGDSFGITALASSAALIVPPTIDHKVFLSRLDSLSIGELGDGTAIGMGIAVSSVYTAKTKPNSAYLILLSDGENNTGEINPKTAAETLTRKGIGFYVIGIGNSGYTVLEYTDKKNGKTYSASFYSKFDERELKNIAQYGNGKYASANSVEMLEEIFSVISKQVPAAPSDFIKITEENLYSYFLFAAIFVLQAHG
- a CDS encoding vWA domain-containing protein, giving the protein MIKFENYFYLIFILILIPILILFFINIRQLKKSYSNILNSDKIIAGIKLRTLFFSLAWIFLILSLACPLWGAKPVSVRRKGVSVMIVADISKSMTAQDIKPSRLSVQKQFLKMFLEKLKRASCGLVITKGEGILTVPLTYEKHAMFSAIDSLSPHIFSSYGTNLEAGILLALNSFGEKRGNSKIIILCTDGGETEGSLLRAAEAVKKTEAVLLIVGFGTEAGTKISVYDETGSVKLIDSKLDESFLNAAASASGDNSKYFRATQVGAIADILKIIDAGVDDVEKMIYIQEPVKRNFEMLVISFIFICLGGLSFYGKEN